TTTCCAAATTGGAAATTATATGGCAAAAAAAACCAAAAAGTCAAAAGAAGATCGGCTGAAAGAAAATCTTTTGAAAACTATTAGAGAATTTTTAAGTTCAAAAAAAGCAAGGCCCCTTTCATTTGAAGAGTTAATCCAAAAATTAAAGATTTTGCCGGAGCATGCTCCTTTAATAAATGAGCTCCTTCAATCTCTTTTAAACGAGGGTGAAGTTTCTTTTTCATCCGGCCGCTATTCCTATGAGTCCTCTATCGGGAACGAAGATCTCCTTAAGGGGACTATAAAAATGCACCCTAGGGGTTTTGGCTTTGTCATCCCTGAGGACCGATCCGCATTTCCTGAAGACATTTTTATTCCAAGACACTTTACCATGAATGCAGTCGATGGAGATAAAGTGGAAGTGTTAGTCTCCTCTCTTCCGCAGCATGATAAAGGTCCTGAAGGCAAAGTCCTGAATATTTTGGAACGATCAAGAAGGCATCTTGCCGGAATCATTAGAGAATTTGGAGAAAATGAGGAACCGATCGTTTATGTGCCTATGCTTGGGGCTAACCAAAGAGTTATTCTAAAGCAGGAAGGTCAAAAGTTATTGACAGTCGGTGATCGAATCGTCATTGAAGTTTTGGAGTGGGGAACAAAACAATCGGTAACCATAGCGAGGCTTTTACATAAAATAGGTCACATTTCGGATCCAAAGTGCGACATACCGGCTGCCATTGAAGAGTATGATCTTAAAAATTCTTTTTCTCCTCTAGTTTTAAAAGAAGCTGAAAAATTTGGAAAAAGAATTAAGCCAAGCGATCTTAAAGGCAGACGCGATCTTCGAAATGAGGTGACTTTTACAATCGACCCTGACACTGCGAAAGATTTTGACGATGCCTTAACGCTTACTAAAGATAAAAAAGGGCATTATTTCTTGGGCGTCCATATAGCCGATGTGTCTCACTATGTAAGAGCCGGCTCCTATTTAGATGAAGAAGCGAAAAATCGCGCTAATTCGACTTATTTTCCCGGAGTTTGCGTCCCCATGCTGCCTAAGGAACTCTCTGAAAACTTATGCAGCCTGAAAGCTAATGTGGCAAGGCTTACAGCTTCTGTCTTTATGGAGTTTGACCCTGCAGGTGAGCTTGTTTCCTATAGTATTGATAGATCCGTAATTAAAAGCGTCAAAAGATTAACCTATAGAGAAGCTTTTGCCATCCTTCAGGGAAAAAAGAAAAGTCCGCTTAAGGAAAATCTAGAGTTGATGGTAGAGCTATGCCGGCTTCTAAAAAGAAAAAGAATCGATCGAGGAAGCGTAGACCTTGCTCTTCCGGATCTTGTAGTGCTTGTGGATCCTCAAGGGAACCCAACCGGCATTGACACAGTCGAATATGACATCACACACCAGCTTGTCGAAGAATTTATGCTTAAAGCCAATGAAATGGTGGCAACTCATCTTGACAACCTGGGCAAAAATCTGGCTTTTAGAGTTCATGACGAACCGGCTTCTGAAAATATTCAAGATTTCGTTAAATTAACAAGGTCCTTTGGCTTTGAGATGCCGGATAAGCCAACCTCCTATGCCATCCAGAAACTTTTTAACGAGGCTGTAAAAAGCCCTTACGGGCAGTACTTGGCTACAAGCTACATTCGCCGCATGAAAATGGCCTATTACTCGCCTGAAAACATCGGCCACTACGGGCTTGGTTTAACCCATTATTGCCACTTCACAAGCCCTATAAGGCGTTATGCGGACTTGATTGTCCACCGTATTTTATTTGGCGACGAGGATAATCTTGAATATTTGGAAGAAGCCACACTTCACTGTTCTGAGCAAGAAAGAGTTTCTGCAAAAGCTGAGATGAGCGTTATTCTTCTAAAGAAATTAAGGTTGATTCAAAAAGAATTTATTAAAGATCCTTATCAAGAATACAACGCTGTCGTCACAAGCATCAAGCCTTTTGGAATAACAATTGAAGTGCTGCCCCATCTTTTAGACGGCTTCATCCACATTTCTGAGATCGGGAATGACTTTTTCGACTACGACGAGCAAAAAATGCAGCTCCGAGGAAAAAGAAGCAAAGTCACCTATAATATGGGCGATACAGTTACTGCTGTTTTGAAAAGCATTGATTTGATTATGCAAGAGAGCAGATGGGAGATTCTCCCAAAAGAAGGCGAAAAAAATCTAGCTGCCCTTAAACCTAAAAAAAGTCGTAAAGATTTTAAAAATGTAAAAAAATCAAAAAGAAATAGAAAAAAAAGATGATGTTAAACGAAGATTTTTATCTTCATGACGATGTTCTTTTTTTAGCGGAAAAGCTGATTGGGAAAACTCTTTTCACAAACATTGGGGGAAAACTTACCGCAGGCATCATTGTTGAAACAGAAGCCTATAAAGCACCTGAAGATAAAGCGTCTCATGCATATAATTTAATTCGAACAAAACGAAATGAAAGCATGTATAGAAAAGGGGGCACTGCCTACGTTTATCTATGCTATGGCATTCATACGATGTTTAATATTGTCACAAATAAAGAAGAGATGCCTCATGCTATATTGATAAGAGCAATTGAGCCGACCCTTGGAATTGAAGTCATGCTGGAGCGGCGAAAAAAAATGAATCTTACCCCCTCTCTAACCATGGGCCCGGGAGCTTTAACTCAAGCTTTAGGTATTACTTTAAAACAAGACAAAGTACCTTTGTTCGGGCCAGAGATCTGGATAGAAAAAGAAAAGAAAATAATTCCATCTGATGCGATTGACAAAAGCAAACGGATCGGCATCGATTATGCCGAAGAGTATAAAGAAATGCTTTGGAGATTTACTTTAAAAAATTCTCCCTACATAAGAAAAGAGAAACGGGTTAAAGAGTAAGCCCTTTATAATTTAGTTATCGTACCTATTTAAACAAAGAATTCGAAATGAAAAAATATTTTATCACCGGGCTTGTTATCCTTCTGCCGCTTGCCGTGACTTTAGCCATTGTCCTTTTTTTTCTAAACCTTTTGACCGGTCCTTTTATCGGGATTGTCCAGTCTCTTTTTGACCACTACCATGTCTTTGAAAAAGGGTTTTCATTTTTAGGGGCTAAGCAAACCCAAATTATCATCAGTCAAGTCTCTATCCTTTTATTTTTGTTTTTATTTACAGTACTTCTTGGTTTTTTAGCGCGCTGGTTCTTTTTGCATGCCCTTATTAAATTTTGGGATAGCTTGATTCACCGCATTCCCTTTATCAGCTCGGTTTACAAAACCTGCCAAGATGTCATCAATACAATGCTGACAAGCGAAACAAAATCTTTTAAACAAGTCGTATTAGTTCCTTTTCCTTTTAAAGACAGCCACTCCATAGGACTTGTGACAAGAGAAGACATCAAAGGCATTTCCACTAAAAACGGGGATACTTTCGTTGGGGTCTTTGTGCCGACAACTCCAAACCCGACTTCAGGGTATTTAGTGCTTTATAAGCCGGAAGATTTAATCTACATCGATATGAAAGTCGAGGAAGCTTTAAAGTACATTATTTCCTGCGGGGTAATCATGAACGAACCTTTAAAAGCTTTAGAAGAAAAAAAACCAAACATGGACGAAACAAATAACCCTCTTAAGTAATATGAAAAAAAATTTCATTACCGGACTTGCGATTCTTCTTCCTTTTGTGATTACCGCGCTCCTTTTTATTTTTCTTGTCAATTTGTTGACCAAGCCCTTTGTCGGGATTGTTGAAAACTTATTTGATTCATTCGGTTTAAGCGACACCACAATCGGTTTTTTTCACGTCTATCAAATAGTCCCTCTTTTAAGCCGTTTGATAGTCGTTGTCTTCTTAATCTTATTGACCTTCCTTTTTGGCTTCTTAGGAAGAATTGTTTTCTTTAATTTCTTTTTAAAAATCGGGAACCAGTTGATTCATAAGATTCCCTTCATAAATAAAATCTATAAAGCTGTTCAAGATGTGATTCACACTCTTTTTCAAAATGATAGCAAGAGCTTTTCAAAAGTTGTTCTCATCCCCTTTCCAACAGATAGAAATTTGTCCATCGGATTGATTACAAGAGAAGGAGCTGAAGAAAAAAGCGATAACCTTTATGGGGAAATTTCTGTTTTTGTTCCGGCTACACCGAACCCCACCATGGGATTTATGATTTTATATAGAAAAGATCAATTGATATATTTAGACATGTCCGTCGAAGAGGCTTTAAAATTTGTCGTCTCTTTTGGAGTTATGGCCTCTCCTTTTGAAAACGAGGGAAAAGATAAAAACCTTAGCTTGTGACTATCATCGGTCAGTGTCTTAGCGCTCTAAGAAGAGGTAGATTTTTCAATTTCGGGACGGGATTCAAGGAAGAGCAAAGTGTAAAAAATGACATTCGTTTTTCAGAGGATCGAACAGGAAAAATCAAGGCCGATAATACGAGGATTAACCCTTAAGTTTTTTTAAGCCGAATTCAAATTTGTCTAAAAAAATTTCGACTCTATCTTTAAGCTCTTTTGTTAAAGGCTCGCCCATTTTTCCAATATTAGTTTCGCATTTTGGGATGATTAAAGTCGCGGGCGACACCCATAGGTGTAGTTTCCTTGCGACAGTTGTAAGATGCTCTAAAGAAAAACCGCCGGCCTCCCCTCCAAGCATCGAAACTAAAGCTGCGACTTTTCCAACCATTTTGCTAGATTCCAGATAATCCAAGGCATTTTTTAAAGCGCCGCTAATGCTTCCATGATATTCCGGGTTGATAATAAGAAGGCCGTCCGCCTCTTCCATCATTTTTTTGTAGGCCGCTAAAGTAAGCTCCTCTTCTCCCTCTTTGGGGTTATAAAAAGGCAGATTCAATATTTTTAAATCCGCTTTGGAAGTTAGGAAACCTCTTTCTTCCATGCCTCTTAGTAAAAACTCTAAAAAAGCCTGGCTCAAAGAATTTGATCGAAGGCTTCCTGAAATACCGATAATTTTCATTTAAATAGGGGTTTAAGAATTTAAAAAATCATTAATAACAAGCTCTTGAGCCACTTCATAATCATGAAGATCTAAATCAAGCCAGCGAAAATCCGGTTCTTTTCTGAACCAGGTGAGCTGTCTTTTTGCATAACTTCTTGTTGCCTGTTTGAATTTCTCAATAAATTTTTGATAATCTTCTTTTGTCTGCGAAGTTTCAAAAAAATCAAGGACTTGCCGATACCCAATAGATTGCAGAGCTGATGAGTTTTCTTTAAGGCCTTCATCAAGCAAGGCCTTTACCTCATCTATAAAGCCATCCTCTATCATTCTCTCACATCGTTTATCGATCACACGATAAAGATGCTCTCTTGGTTTGAAAAGGAACCAGCATCTGAAGTCATAATTTTGGGGGCGACGCCTTCCCTTCCAGGATAGCTTACTAACTTTTTTGCCTGTCAGACGAATAATTTCAATCGCTCGAACAATTTTTTGTTTATCTCCGGCGGTGATTGTCGATGCATATTGCGGATCTAGCTCTTTTAGTTTCTTAAACATCGCCTCAATCCCGAATTTTTCCACTTCTTCTTCGAGGGCTTTTCTAAGTTCTGCAACAGAGGGAGGTCCGCTTGGGGGACCATAGATTAAAGAGTGAATGTAAAAACCGGACCCGCCAACAACTATTGGAACTGCATCTCTTGCAATAATTTGCTGGCAAAGGTGTCTTGCTTCATAGTAAAAATCAACCACATTGAAAACGTCTCGAATAGCTCTAATGTCTATAAGATGGTGGGGGATGCCTTCTCTTTCATTTAAGGGCAATTTGGCAGTTCCGATATCCATCCCTTTATAGACTTGCATGGAATCAGCTGAAATAATTTCGCCATTTATAGTTTTGGCAAGATCCAAAGCAAAGCGGGATTTACCAACCGCTGTCGGCCCCGCAATAACAAGCACTTTTTTTCTTGGTTTTTGAAGTGAGACGAGCTGTTTTTGGGCTTCTAGTTTAAACCCGAATAAAATGCGTTCCATTTCTTCTTGCTCGCAAGAAACACCGCTGCCTGTCTCACACCCGCTCATAGTTGCCTTTACCAACTCTCTTAGATCTTCTTATAAAAGTTAAGAAGCTTATCATACCTTTAAGTATTAAAAAAGAAAGAGAGCTATTTTGATCGAAATAAAAAATTATCACAAATCTATTCACAACGTGTAAAGTTAGAGTTTTAGCAAAGCCGGTGCTTGGGAATTTAAATCAAGATTGCCCTTTATTGAAGAAGCACCTAAGAGAAGGTGCGGGTGCATCCGGATTTAAAGGGCGGCGAAGATAAAAACCAACTTTTGAAACACTTTGTGTATATAGAAATTGTGATGGAAATCTTGTTTAAGATCAAGAAAAGGTCAATTAATGATGGAATTTGCTCTTCGCTTCATCTTTAGTTTGAGCAATATCAAGCACATGGTCAAAACCGGACATTTTAAGAACATCCAAGACATTCACATTGACAGAACAAAGGACAAGCCTACCCGATAGAGTCTTAAGCTTTTTAGTAGTTGAAAGAAGCATTCTCATACCTGCGCTAGATAGATAGTCGACCTCGGAAAAGTCCATTAATAGGTTATGCTGACCATTATTAATGCATTCGAAAACTTTCTTTTCAGCGTTCGGCGCGGAAATGGCATCTAAACGTCCCTTAATTTTTAAAATTGTGAGATCGCCTTCTTGCTCTTCTTTTAAATCGACTACATTTTCCATTTGATAAACCCCTGTTAAAAGAAAAGTGCGTTAGTTAAGAAGGAAAAAATTTCCTTTTCGCCATATGTTTCCATTATAATAAAAAGGGAAATTAAAGGAATAACTTACTAACATTTCTATTTTGAAAGCCTTTTTTCCATAAAAACAAAAAAAAGTTGAACCCCATAAATTGATTAATCATTAATTTTAAACAATTTATGTTCTATTCTTCTAATTATTTTCAAAGATTGCTGAGCCTTTTGTAAAAGAGAAATACAGATTGCTCTTTTAATTAATCAATCACACTTTACTAAATTAAAGAGTGATTGATTAATTAGCCTGGCTTGCAAATTTTTCTTGAGTTTGTGTAGCTTGCAGACGATCTAAAAATTGAACTCTGTCTGCTGCCACTCTCAGTTTGCATCGCTTGTCATTGGCATCTTTACCATACCAAACATCAAGCTGCAATCGGCCTTCAACAAAAACTGTCGAAGAACAATCTAAATATTGAACGCAAGCTTCCGCTTGTTTTCCCCAAACAACGACATCGACAAAACAAACTTCTTGCTGCTTTTCTCCACCTTGAGTCACAAATTCTCGGTTAAGAGCAACAAATAAATCTGTAACGGCCATGCCATTTGGAGTTTTTCTAAGCTCCGGCTTTCTTGTAAGCCTTCCGGCAATAAAAACTTTATTGAGTGCCATCATAGCACTTACCTCATCCTTTCGATAAGCTTAAGGTGCCGGGATAGCGTTTTTAGCCATCCCCTCAACTATAAGATATTGTTCATAGATACTCTATTTCGTCAGAATAAATAAAAAAAATTATTTTACAAGAAAATAAAGAAAATATTTTAAAATATTTTATTTACCTTTTGCTTGAATCAAAAGAAAGGTTTAGAAAATGCTATTCCAAATAGCTTTAGAAAGCATTTAAAAATGGTTTCATTGAAAAAAGTTAGTCTAGTTTTCAATCCGCTTAGGTTATGCAGTTATGACTTTTTGCAGATTATCCAAATTTTTCTTTAACGATAGATTTTCTTTTTTTCTCATTATAGCCATGAAAATCAAATCGCTTAAAAGATCTGTATAAATTTTTTGAGGATGGCTTTTTTCCCAAAGATAGAAAGAAAGAGATCCCGGTATGGGATTCAATTCATTAAAATAAAGTCGATTTTCATTTAAGTCTAACATGAAATCAAATCGCACAAGACCTAAACATCCTAATATTGAGAACCCTTTAATCGCATAATTTTGCACAGATTTTTTTATAGATTCATCAAGATCTTTCGGATCAATGATTCTTTGCAAACTAGCCATCCCTTGAACGTCGGAATTTTTTCCTCCCCTAAGGTACTTATCCTCATAACTTAAAGCCCCATCCGATGAAATGGGTGTTTCAACTACCGATGCAAGGGGGGGGTGCCCTTCTAAGACAGAAACGTTTATTTCCAGGACGGAAGTCAGACAAGGCTCTATAATAGCTTCATTATCATAAACAAAAACTTGGGCAAGGGATTTCCTTAACTCATTTTCATTTAGAACTTTTGAAATGCCAATACTTGAACCTAATTGTGTAGGTTTTATAAAAAGGGGAAAAGACATTTCTTTATTATTAAGAATAGTTTCAATGACATTTTGAAAATTTACAAGGGCCTCTTTTTTCCTAACTACAGTCCAAGGTAGAGTGGGAATGCCAAAATGTGAAAGGAGAGCCTTGCAATGAGATTTATTCATAGCAAGTGCGCTTGCGGCTATGGGAGAACCGGTATAAGGTAAATCGGCAAGCTCAAGCAAACCTTGCATCGCTCCATCTTCACCTTGCTGGCCATGAAAGCAAAGAAGACATGCGTCTATTTCAATTTTTTGATTTAAATCGATTTTGTTATTTTTACCATAAATGAGTAAGCCTTGAATCTCAGGTTCAGGGAGCAAAGTTACCCGTCTCAAGTTTAAGGTGTCAGGATCAAAGGCTTTGTAACTTGCCTTTTTAAACAAAGCATCACCTGTATACCATTTGCCTTGCTGAGTAATATAGACAGGAATGGTTTCAAATTCTAGATGATCTACAGCTTGATAGGCTTGCAATGCCGTGACAATTGAAATTTCATGTTCAGCAGAATTACCCCCGAATAGAAGGGCAATTTTTTTTCTTTTTTTGTTAGTCATTTTCTAAAATGAGCTCTTGCTTTCATAGATGTCTGTTAAATCATTTTCAAGGAGAATCACATCTCCCTCGCGAGCTTCTTTTTTTAAAAAAGCTAAAGCCTCTTCCCTAAAATCGAAAAAAAGAACCTGTGAAGGGGTCATTTGCGAGGATAAGCCGCGGTTTAAGGCCTCACGATTCACCTTTCCGACAATCAAAGCGGTATCTAAAAAACGACTGGCCCTTTTGCCGGCTTCTTCGTTCTCATGAGCTTGAAGAGGCCCAAGCTCAATCATTCCGGGCGTCATTAAAAATTTACGCTGTCCGGGAAGTGCTTCCATCACCTCTAAGGCATCTTTAAATCCCAAGGGATTAGAGTTATAAGCATCTTTGATATAGGTAACCCCTTTGTCTTGTTTGATTTCCAGCCGGTTATTCACAGGTTCCATGCAACCAATAGCTGCCATTAAAAAATCAGGGTTTCCCCCAAGTTCTGAACTCATGGCAAAAGAGGCTGCGATATTGGAAAGATTGGCTTTGCCAAAAAGGGGGGTTGTGCCTGAATAACACTTCCCTTTCCAAGTAAAGGTAAAAGAAGTTCCTTTTAAAGTATTTTCTTTGAATTCTATTAGTAAATCAATAGGTCCCAAATGATCCGAATAGCCATAAAATATAATATTTTTATCCCTATGATTTTTGGCAATCTCACGAATCAAGGGTGAATCCCCATTGCAAACCAAAAGCCCCCCCTTTGGAAGGGCTTCAGCAAGTTCAGCTTTTGCTTTTTGGATGGTTTGCGTAAGTTTAAACCTCTCCAAATGCGCCAAACCAATGTTAGTTAAAATCGCAGCTTTAGGCTTTGTGAAACAAGAAAGATTTCTTATTGAACCGATTCCATAAGCTGCCATTTCGATCACAGCAAATTGATGGTAAGGCTTTAGCTTCTCATTCACTTCAACTGTAATCCCCATAGGAGTATTCACACTTCCTTTTGGAAAAAAAGTAGGACCCACGCAAGTATTTAAAAGATGTGCGAGCGCATGTTTTGTTGAAGTTTTGCCATAGCTTCCTGTGATCCCAATCACAAATGGGTCTACCTTTTCAAGCTTTAGGCTTGCTTGTCTTAAAAACTTATTTTGTCTTCTTTTTTCATCCGGATGAAGAAGGAGCCAAGAGAGAAGTAAAATAAGGGGCTGCATTTGCAAAAAGAAAGCAAAGAACACAAGCTCTTTAAAAAAATCCCCTAAAGCATAGGCTGAAAGCGATAAGATAAAAGATAAGCTTAAGCTTACTAAAAATAAACGTTTTGCCCTATTTGTCATTTTTAAGGGTATTTTACCAAACACCCTTGGATCCTCTTCTTTAAAAAAAGAGTAGAGGAACCCAAAAGAGAGAAGGAAATAAAGAAAGGTCGGTTCAAAAAAAAATCTTCCGAGAAAAGCCAGGGCTAAAATCAGGGTCCCTTTCGTATCAAACGCTTTAGCCCACAAAAACCATTTTAAAAATCGCTTTGGCCTATAATCTTCTTGCTGAAAGAACCGAAGATAATTCAATATTCTTCTGGAAAGAAAAAGTAAGAAAGAACAAGAAAATAAAATTTGCGAAACAAGCAGCATCCTTACTCCCAAGCTAGCGCCCATTTAAAAAATTCAGGATATACTTTGCAATAAGATGGGAGCCAACGCCTTCAAAGGGATTGTGCCCTTTTCTTTCCAACACAATAAGCACAGAATCTTTGATCAAATGGTGAATCCTAATTCCCATCTGAAGAGGGGTTTCTCTATCTTCTTCCCCCCATAAAATCAGGGATTTGGCTTGAATGTTTGAAAATACCCCTGTCAGGTCTTCTTTAAGCGTTTTTAGAAGAGTGGGCCTCATTTCCTTAGCATTTTTATAATCGCTTGATGCAAATTTTGGAATAAACCAAGTTTCATACACTTTTGTCGAAATAGTTTTATCCAAAGTTTTTAGTATTTTTCCAAGCGAGCGAATGCTTAGAAATTTCAAAGCTTCCGGAATCGTTCTTTTTCGATTGAGTCCTGATGAAGAAACGAAGATTAATTTTTCAGCCTTCTCGGGATAAAGCGTTGCAAATTGAGCAGCTACTTTTCCACCGAAGGAATGCCCTAAGATTTCAACTTTTTTGATTCTCATTTCTTGAATATAATAGTTAAGACACTTGGCATAATCCAAAGAGCTCCAGGCAATTTTTGGAAAAGGAGTCTTTCCAAAACCCGGCAAATCAAGACAATGAACTTCTCGATGGCTTTGCAAAAGTTCGGCCAAGGGGTAGAGTTCTTTAGCAGACAATCCCCAACCATGAAGTAAAAGAATAACTTTATCTTTGCCCTCGCCGAAAATTTTGCCTGAAAGAGGGATGTAGCTTTCTTTCCCGCATGGAACAGCGTCTTGA
This genomic window from Criblamydia sequanensis CRIB-18 contains:
- the rnr gene encoding ribonuclease R — translated: MAKKTKKSKEDRLKENLLKTIREFLSSKKARPLSFEELIQKLKILPEHAPLINELLQSLLNEGEVSFSSGRYSYESSIGNEDLLKGTIKMHPRGFGFVIPEDRSAFPEDIFIPRHFTMNAVDGDKVEVLVSSLPQHDKGPEGKVLNILERSRRHLAGIIREFGENEEPIVYVPMLGANQRVILKQEGQKLLTVGDRIVIEVLEWGTKQSVTIARLLHKIGHISDPKCDIPAAIEEYDLKNSFSPLVLKEAEKFGKRIKPSDLKGRRDLRNEVTFTIDPDTAKDFDDALTLTKDKKGHYFLGVHIADVSHYVRAGSYLDEEAKNRANSTYFPGVCVPMLPKELSENLCSLKANVARLTASVFMEFDPAGELVSYSIDRSVIKSVKRLTYREAFAILQGKKKSPLKENLELMVELCRLLKRKRIDRGSVDLALPDLVVLVDPQGNPTGIDTVEYDITHQLVEEFMLKANEMVATHLDNLGKNLAFRVHDEPASENIQDFVKLTRSFGFEMPDKPTSYAIQKLFNEAVKSPYGQYLATSYIRRMKMAYYSPENIGHYGLGLTHYCHFTSPIRRYADLIVHRILFGDEDNLEYLEEATLHCSEQERVSAKAEMSVILLKKLRLIQKEFIKDPYQEYNAVVTSIKPFGITIEVLPHLLDGFIHISEIGNDFFDYDEQKMQLRGKRSKVTYNMGDTVTAVLKSIDLIMQESRWEILPKEGEKNLAALKPKKSRKDFKNVKKSKRNRKKR
- a CDS encoding DNA-3-methyladenine glycosylase; protein product: MMLNEDFYLHDDVLFLAEKLIGKTLFTNIGGKLTAGIIVETEAYKAPEDKASHAYNLIRTKRNESMYRKGGTAYVYLCYGIHTMFNIVTNKEEMPHAILIRAIEPTLGIEVMLERRKKMNLTPSLTMGPGALTQALGITLKQDKVPLFGPEIWIEKEKKIIPSDAIDKSKRIGIDYAEEYKEMLWRFTLKNSPYIRKEKRVKE
- a CDS encoding DUF502 domain-containing protein → MKKYFITGLVILLPLAVTLAIVLFFLNLLTGPFIGIVQSLFDHYHVFEKGFSFLGAKQTQIIISQVSILLFLFLFTVLLGFLARWFFLHALIKFWDSLIHRIPFISSVYKTCQDVINTMLTSETKSFKQVVLVPFPFKDSHSIGLVTREDIKGISTKNGDTFVGVFVPTTPNPTSGYLVLYKPEDLIYIDMKVEEALKYIISCGVIMNEPLKALEEKKPNMDETNNPLK
- a CDS encoding DUF502 domain-containing protein, which encodes MKKNFITGLAILLPFVITALLFIFLVNLLTKPFVGIVENLFDSFGLSDTTIGFFHVYQIVPLLSRLIVVVFLILLTFLFGFLGRIVFFNFFLKIGNQLIHKIPFINKIYKAVQDVIHTLFQNDSKSFSKVVLIPFPTDRNLSIGLITREGAEEKSDNLYGEISVFVPATPNPTMGFMILYRKDQLIYLDMSVEEALKFVVSFGVMASPFENEGKDKNLSL
- a CDS encoding NADPH-dependent FMN reductase, with protein sequence MKIIGISGSLRSNSLSQAFLEFLLRGMEERGFLTSKADLKILNLPFYNPKEGEEELTLAAYKKMMEEADGLLIINPEYHGSISGALKNALDYLESSKMVGKVAALVSMLGGEAGGFSLEHLTTVARKLHLWVSPATLIIPKCETNIGKMGEPLTKELKDRVEIFLDKFEFGLKKLKG
- the miaA gene encoding tRNA (adenosine(37)-N6)-dimethylallyltransferase MiaA, encoding MSGCETGSGVSCEQEEMERILFGFKLEAQKQLVSLQKPRKKVLVIAGPTAVGKSRFALDLAKTINGEIISADSMQVYKGMDIGTAKLPLNEREGIPHHLIDIRAIRDVFNVVDFYYEARHLCQQIIARDAVPIVVGGSGFYIHSLIYGPPSGPPSVAELRKALEEEVEKFGIEAMFKKLKELDPQYASTITAGDKQKIVRAIEIIRLTGKKVSKLSWKGRRRPQNYDFRCWFLFKPREHLYRVIDKRCERMIEDGFIDEVKALLDEGLKENSSALQSIGYRQVLDFFETSQTKEDYQKFIEKFKQATRSYAKRQLTWFRKEPDFRWLDLDLHDYEVAQELVINDFLNS
- a CDS encoding STAS domain-containing protein: MENVVDLKEEQEGDLTILKIKGRLDAISAPNAEKKVFECINNGQHNLLMDFSEVDYLSSAGMRMLLSTTKKLKTLSGRLVLCSVNVNVLDVLKMSGFDHVLDIAQTKDEAKSKFHH
- a CDS encoding single-stranded DNA-binding protein: MMALNKVFIAGRLTRKPELRKTPNGMAVTDLFVALNREFVTQGGEKQQEVCFVDVVVWGKQAEACVQYLDCSSTVFVEGRLQLDVWYGKDANDKRCKLRVAADRVQFLDRLQATQTQEKFASQAN
- a CDS encoding D-alanine--D-alanine ligase family protein encodes the protein MTNKKRKKIALLFGGNSAEHEISIVTALQAYQAVDHLEFETIPVYITQQGKWYTGDALFKKASYKAFDPDTLNLRRVTLLPEPEIQGLLIYGKNNKIDLNQKIEIDACLLCFHGQQGEDGAMQGLLELADLPYTGSPIAASALAMNKSHCKALLSHFGIPTLPWTVVRKKEALVNFQNVIETILNNKEMSFPLFIKPTQLGSSIGISKVLNENELRKSLAQVFVYDNEAIIEPCLTSVLEINVSVLEGHPPLASVVETPISSDGALSYEDKYLRGGKNSDVQGMASLQRIIDPKDLDESIKKSVQNYAIKGFSILGCLGLVRFDFMLDLNENRLYFNELNPIPGSLSFYLWEKSHPQKIYTDLLSDLIFMAIMRKKENLSLKKNLDNLQKVITA
- a CDS encoding Mur ligase family protein, producing MLLVSQILFSCSFLLFLSRRILNYLRFFQQEDYRPKRFLKWFLWAKAFDTKGTLILALAFLGRFFFEPTFLYFLLSFGFLYSFFKEEDPRVFGKIPLKMTNRAKRLFLVSLSLSFILSLSAYALGDFFKELVFFAFFLQMQPLILLLSWLLLHPDEKRRQNKFLRQASLKLEKVDPFVIGITGSYGKTSTKHALAHLLNTCVGPTFFPKGSVNTPMGITVEVNEKLKPYHQFAVIEMAAYGIGSIRNLSCFTKPKAAILTNIGLAHLERFKLTQTIQKAKAELAEALPKGGLLVCNGDSPLIREIAKNHRDKNIIFYGYSDHLGPIDLLIEFKENTLKGTSFTFTWKGKCYSGTTPLFGKANLSNIAASFAMSSELGGNPDFLMAAIGCMEPVNNRLEIKQDKGVTYIKDAYNSNPLGFKDALEVMEALPGQRKFLMTPGMIELGPLQAHENEEAGKRASRFLDTALIVGKVNREALNRGLSSQMTPSQVLFFDFREEALAFLKKEAREGDVILLENDLTDIYESKSSF
- a CDS encoding alpha/beta fold hydrolase, producing the protein MIDQDAVPCGKESYIPLSGKIFGEGKDKVILLLHGWGLSAKELYPLAELLQSHREVHCLDLPGFGKTPFPKIAWSSLDYAKCLNYYIQEMRIKKVEILGHSFGGKVAAQFATLYPEKAEKLIFVSSSGLNRKRTIPEALKFLSIRSLGKILKTLDKTISTKVYETWFIPKFASSDYKNAKEMRPTLLKTLKEDLTGVFSNIQAKSLILWGEEDRETPLQMGIRIHHLIKDSVLIVLERKGHNPFEGVGSHLIAKYILNFLNGR